In the genome of Salvelinus sp. IW2-2015 linkage group LG25, ASM291031v2, whole genome shotgun sequence, one region contains:
- the mia gene encoding melanoma-derived growth regulatory protein, whose amino-acid sequence MNHPLHFTLLLLSLGFLYRTTTSAVLMDKLANSKICADEECSYALSMAVALDDFTAPDCRFINIKKDQMIYVYSKLTPEEGTGVFWSGSVYSERYVDQMGILGYFPSNLVKETTKFKKDTDTVEIPTADVDFYCF is encoded by the exons ATGAACCATCCACTGCATTtcactctcctgctcctctctttgGGATTTCTGTACCGGACCACCACCAGTGCTGTTCTTATGGACAAACTGGCAAACAGCAAAATCTGTGCAGATGAGGAGTGCTCAT ATGCTCTCTCTATGGCTGTGGCTCTGGATGACTTCACCGCCCCTGACTGCAGATTCATCAACATCAAGAAGGACCAGATGATCTATGTGTACTCCAAACTCACACCAGAGGAGGGCACTGGAGTCTTCTGGTCTGGAAGT GTTTACAGTGAGCGTTATGTGGACCAGATGGGCATCCTCGGCTACTTCCCCAGCAACCTGGTGAAGGAGACTACCAAGTTTAAGAAGGATACTGATACTGTGGAGATCCCTACGGCC GACGTTGACTTCTACTGTTTCTGA